One window of Cohnella hashimotonis genomic DNA carries:
- a CDS encoding sugar phosphate isomerase/epimerase family protein codes for MKLGIHAYAWCSQWSNETLGLIDRVKGLGLDFIEIPLMTLDTFDAAAVKRRLEDAGLDAVTSTVLLRGTDITSSEPAVRAAGIAYLKDCVRATAAIGKTNLSGVVYSQHVKETNARPTEQEWTWAAEGLREAAVYAQEYGVQIGLEPVNRYESNLVNTCGQALALKERIGEPNIKIHLDTYHMNIEEKSYYEATKAAGSDLIHYHICENDRGIPGTGLVDWDAIFRALSEIGYTGYAALESFVDVTDNMNTWVWRQLAPSGDALVEEGVRFIRGKMAEYGLA; via the coding sequence ATGAAGCTCGGCATTCATGCCTACGCCTGGTGCTCCCAGTGGAGCAACGAGACGCTCGGCCTCATCGACCGCGTCAAAGGACTCGGTCTCGACTTCATCGAGATTCCGCTTATGACGCTGGATACGTTCGACGCAGCCGCCGTCAAGCGCCGGCTTGAGGACGCCGGTCTCGACGCCGTGACTTCCACAGTGCTGCTGAGGGGGACCGACATCACCAGCTCTGAGCCAGCCGTTCGCGCTGCCGGGATCGCGTACTTGAAGGATTGCGTGCGCGCGACGGCCGCCATCGGCAAGACCAATCTGTCGGGCGTCGTCTATTCGCAGCATGTGAAGGAGACGAACGCCAGGCCGACCGAACAGGAATGGACTTGGGCGGCGGAGGGGCTGCGCGAGGCTGCCGTCTATGCGCAGGAATACGGCGTGCAGATCGGCCTCGAGCCCGTCAACCGTTACGAGTCGAATCTGGTGAATACGTGCGGACAGGCGCTTGCGCTGAAGGAGAGGATCGGCGAGCCGAACATCAAGATTCACCTCGACACGTATCACATGAACATCGAGGAGAAGAGCTATTACGAGGCCACGAAGGCGGCGGGCTCCGATCTGATTCACTATCATATTTGCGAAAACGACCGGGGCATCCCGGGCACGGGGCTCGTCGACTGGGACGCGATCTTCCGCGCGCTCTCCGAGATCGGGTACACCGGTTACGCCGCGCTGGAGTCGTTCGTCGACGTGACGGACAATATGAACACTTGGGTGTGGCGTCAGCTTGCGCCTAGCGGCGACGCGCTCGTCGAGGAGGGCGTAAGGTTCATCCGCGGGAAAATGGCGGAATACGGCCTGGCCTAG
- a CDS encoding L-fucose isomerase — MADMAHRYESGFPKIGIRPIIDRRKLVKAATKDMTMELAHEAARLLSAQLRYPDGTPVECVVNDVCISGLKEAAACADKFAKENVGVLLTVASGWCYPLETMETNARIPHAVWGFNGTERPGAVYMGALHAAHNQKGLPVFKIYGRHIQDIGERTIPADAADKLLRFARAGLAAALLRGKSYLSIGSVSMGIAGCIVDDDFYQRYLGMKNAYVDMTEVSRRIERGIYDEEEFGRALAWVKEKCVIGPDPNPEALIISDAQKAHNWETVVKMALIVRDLMIGNPRLAERGYEEEAFGYNAIASGFQGQREWTDHLPSADFLEAVLNSSFDWNGTREPYIVATENDNLNAVTMLFQHYLTNTAQIFADVRAYWSPEAVARVTGHRLEGLAAGGVLHLINSGPAALDGTGEMTRDGAPAMKPHWEISEEEVDRCLAATSWRPTYMDQFAGGGHSTDFLTRGGMPVTMARVNLVEGVGPVLQLAEGYTVELPEDVHAALDERTTPTWPTTWFAPNLIAGDPVFNDAYTVMEHWGSNHCVVSFGHIGEDLVTLASILRIPVNMHNVDAKRLLRPSAWSAFGTKDPEGADYRACAAFGPLYK; from the coding sequence ATGGCGGATATGGCACATCGCTACGAGAGCGGCTTTCCGAAGATCGGCATCCGTCCGATCATCGATCGCCGCAAGCTCGTAAAGGCGGCAACCAAGGACATGACAATGGAGCTGGCGCACGAGGCCGCAAGGCTGCTGTCGGCGCAATTGCGATATCCGGACGGCACACCGGTGGAATGCGTCGTAAACGATGTATGCATCTCCGGTCTCAAGGAAGCGGCGGCGTGTGCGGACAAGTTCGCGAAGGAGAACGTCGGCGTTCTGCTGACCGTCGCCTCGGGCTGGTGCTATCCGCTCGAGACGATGGAGACGAACGCACGTATTCCGCACGCGGTATGGGGCTTTAACGGCACGGAGCGTCCCGGGGCCGTCTATATGGGCGCGCTTCACGCGGCGCACAACCAGAAAGGACTGCCGGTATTCAAGATTTACGGCCGACACATTCAGGACATCGGCGAGCGGACGATTCCGGCGGACGCGGCCGACAAGCTGCTGCGCTTCGCGCGAGCGGGTCTTGCGGCTGCACTGCTGCGCGGCAAGTCGTATTTGTCGATCGGCTCGGTGTCGATGGGCATCGCGGGCTGCATCGTCGACGACGACTTTTATCAGCGATATCTCGGAATGAAGAACGCTTACGTGGACATGACAGAGGTGAGCCGCCGCATCGAGCGAGGCATCTACGACGAGGAAGAGTTCGGCCGCGCGCTGGCTTGGGTCAAGGAGAAGTGCGTTATCGGTCCCGATCCGAATCCCGAAGCGCTGATCATATCCGATGCGCAGAAAGCGCACAACTGGGAGACGGTCGTCAAAATGGCGCTGATCGTCCGCGATCTGATGATCGGCAACCCGCGTCTGGCCGAGCGAGGCTACGAGGAAGAGGCGTTTGGGTATAACGCAATTGCTTCCGGATTCCAGGGACAGCGGGAGTGGACCGATCACCTGCCGAGCGCGGACTTCCTCGAGGCGGTGCTTAATAGCTCGTTCGATTGGAACGGCACGCGCGAACCTTATATCGTCGCAACGGAAAACGATAATTTGAACGCGGTGACGATGCTTTTCCAGCATTACCTGACGAACACCGCGCAGATCTTCGCCGACGTACGCGCGTACTGGAGTCCTGAAGCGGTAGCTCGAGTGACCGGACACCGGCTCGAAGGCCTCGCGGCCGGCGGGGTGCTGCACCTCATCAACTCGGGGCCGGCGGCGCTCGACGGCACGGGCGAGATGACGCGGGACGGAGCGCCCGCGATGAAGCCGCACTGGGAGATCTCCGAGGAGGAGGTCGACCGCTGTCTTGCGGCTACGTCCTGGCGGCCGACTTATATGGACCAGTTCGCCGGCGGCGGTCACTCGACCGATTTCCTGACGCGCGGCGGCATGCCGGTCACGATGGCGAGAGTCAATCTCGTTGAAGGCGTCGGCCCGGTGCTGCAGCTGGCCGAAGGCTATACGGTCGAGCTGCCGGAGGACGTGCACGCCGCGCTCGACGAGCGGACGACGCCGACCTGGCCGACGACCTGGTTTGCGCCGAACCTTATTGCGGGAGATCCGGTTTTTAACGATGCCTATACGGTCATGGAGCATTGGGGCTCGAATCATTGTGTCGTAAGTTTCGGCCATATCGGGGAAGACCTCGTCACGCTGGCGAGCATTCTGCGTATCCCGGTGAACATGCATAACGTCGACGCGAAGCGCTTGCTGCGCCCGAGCGCCTGGAGCGCGTTCGGCACGAAGGACCCGGAAGGTGCGGATTACCGGGCTTGCGCGGCGTTCGGTCCCTTGTATAAATAA
- a CDS encoding tyrosine-protein phosphatase — MRQATKLSTAILSLSILLGAIAAPTTGFAAAAQATASQSKNSGDFTQAIVERNGKGQLVIHWKTNADLGPAKVYWSTSPDNIEKNGKLLAATYTRYGGHVVADPKPGSRIYFLVKGGNGATITASERHVDLEGSANFRDLGGYATSDGRTVKWGKLFRADAIGHLTDADQNKLQSMGITTDVDYRTDAEVKSLPDPVIKGVNYVRTDEGNPGSNTDFGTILASGLMKDKESAVQMMVQGNKSMVDHPKFYVQLMELLNDPENLALVQHCTAGKDRTGLGSAIILLTLGVDEKTVMEDYLLSNVYNAANNQKSIEALKTQVQDTNVIEAVTALMGVQKEFLQASLDEMKAKYGSIDKFIEVGLGVTKQERAKLKAMYTE, encoded by the coding sequence ATGAGGCAAGCAACCAAGCTTTCGACCGCCATTTTATCCTTATCGATCTTGCTCGGTGCGATCGCCGCGCCTACGACAGGCTTCGCCGCTGCTGCGCAAGCGACGGCTTCGCAGTCGAAGAATAGCGGTGACTTCACGCAAGCGATCGTCGAACGGAACGGCAAGGGACAGCTCGTCATCCATTGGAAAACGAACGCGGATCTCGGACCGGCCAAAGTTTATTGGAGCACCTCGCCCGATAACATCGAGAAAAACGGCAAGCTGCTGGCCGCCACCTACACGCGCTATGGCGGCCACGTCGTCGCGGATCCGAAGCCGGGCTCGCGGATTTATTTCCTCGTGAAAGGCGGCAACGGCGCAACCATCACGGCATCCGAGCGCCACGTCGACCTGGAGGGATCGGCCAACTTCCGCGACCTGGGCGGCTATGCGACATCGGACGGCCGCACGGTCAAATGGGGCAAGTTGTTTCGCGCGGACGCGATCGGCCACCTGACTGACGCCGATCAGAATAAACTGCAAAGCATGGGGATTACGACGGACGTCGACTATCGCACGGACGCCGAAGTGAAGTCGCTGCCCGATCCGGTCATTAAGGGCGTTAACTATGTGCGTACAGATGAAGGCAACCCGGGCAGCAACACTGATTTTGGTACGATCCTCGCTTCCGGCTTGATGAAGGACAAGGAAAGCGCCGTTCAAATGATGGTGCAAGGCAACAAGTCGATGGTCGACCATCCGAAGTTTTATGTCCAGCTCATGGAGCTGCTGAACGATCCCGAGAATTTGGCGCTCGTACAGCATTGCACAGCCGGCAAGGATCGAACCGGTCTCGGATCCGCGATTATTTTGCTGACGCTCGGCGTCGACGAGAAAACGGTCATGGAAGATTATCTGCTGTCAAACGTATACAATGCAGCAAATAACCAAAAGTCGATCGAAGCGCTGAAAACACAGGTTCAGGATACGAATGTCATCGAAGCCGTCACCGCGCTAATGGGGGTGCAAAAGGAATTTCTGCAAGCGTCGCTTGACGAGATGAAGGCGAAATACGGCTCGATCGACAAGTTTATCGAAGTCGGTCTCGGCGTGACGAAGCAAGAACGCGCCAAGCTGAAGGCGATGTACACGGAATAG
- a CDS encoding COG4705 family protein, whose translation MGKSISAILEPVRAAGSKVPEITIYFWIIKLLTTGMGEVASDFLFERLNPLISAPVSVAIFIAAMVLQFKARRFVPWVYWLVVVMVSIFGTMAADVVRVGLGIPYVASTIFFATALAAILSIWYVKEKTLSVHRIVTRRREFFYWLTVLTTFALGTAAGDMTASSLHMGYLASGLMFAAVLAVPIVAYKLLGLNEIAAFWFAYIMTRPVGASFADWFSAARDSGGLGYGKGEVSLVLTILIVVLVAIRGGKAASVAESESRDRVA comes from the coding sequence ATGGGAAAATCAATATCGGCAATCCTGGAACCGGTTCGAGCGGCAGGTTCCAAAGTTCCGGAAATTACGATTTATTTCTGGATCATCAAGCTGCTGACGACCGGAATGGGCGAGGTCGCTTCCGATTTTTTATTTGAGCGATTGAATCCGCTTATATCCGCGCCTGTCAGCGTCGCGATCTTTATCGCTGCGATGGTGCTCCAATTCAAAGCGCGCAGGTTCGTGCCCTGGGTGTATTGGCTGGTCGTCGTCATGGTCAGCATCTTCGGAACGATGGCCGCGGATGTTGTTCGCGTCGGACTCGGCATTCCTTACGTCGCATCGACTATTTTCTTTGCGACGGCTCTGGCGGCAATCCTTTCGATCTGGTACGTCAAGGAGAAAACCTTGTCCGTGCATCGTATCGTCACGCGGCGCAGAGAATTTTTTTATTGGCTCACCGTGCTGACGACGTTCGCACTGGGCACGGCGGCAGGCGACATGACCGCGTCCTCCCTGCATATGGGGTATTTGGCTTCGGGCCTCATGTTCGCTGCCGTCCTGGCCGTTCCAATCGTCGCCTATAAGCTGTTGGGGCTAAATGAAATCGCCGCATTTTGGTTCGCTTATATCATGACACGTCCGGTCGGCGCTTCCTTCGCGGACTGGTTCTCCGCAGCGCGCGACAGCGGCGGCTTAGGTTACGGCAAAGGGGAAGTAAGCCTGGTGTTGACGATTCTAATCGTCGTTCTGGTGGCGATCCGAGGCGGGAAGGCTGCTAGCGTCGCGGAATCGGAATCACGCGATAGGGTCGCATAA
- a CDS encoding phosphatase PAP2 family protein, translating to MKFTLKLSAALLISILFAAGFGLIALLVGFHRLNAFDRSIIRFMQGFETPGLSQVMKFFTAIGAGLPVTAIAVAIAMLLFFVLKHRRELILFVFALAGSQLLNVVLKLAFHRERPDIHRIIQVSGYSFPSGHSMGAFSLYGISAYLLWKHVPAKWGRSVLIAASAALVLAIGVSRIYLGVHYPSDVLGGYLASAFWLASSIWVYRKYDKRRANRT from the coding sequence ATGAAATTTACGCTGAAGCTGAGCGCGGCTTTGCTGATCAGTATCCTATTCGCGGCGGGATTCGGGCTCATTGCATTATTGGTAGGCTTCCATCGCTTGAACGCATTCGACCGCTCGATTATTCGTTTCATGCAAGGGTTCGAGACGCCGGGGCTTTCGCAGGTCATGAAGTTTTTCACGGCAATCGGGGCTGGACTGCCGGTAACGGCGATCGCGGTGGCCATCGCTATGCTCTTGTTTTTCGTGCTGAAGCATCGGCGGGAGCTGATTCTGTTCGTATTCGCGCTCGCCGGCTCCCAGCTGCTCAACGTCGTTCTGAAGCTGGCGTTCCACCGCGAACGCCCGGATATACACCGGATTATTCAGGTGAGCGGCTACAGCTTTCCGAGCGGGCATTCGATGGGCGCGTTCAGTCTATACGGCATATCGGCATACTTGCTGTGGAAGCATGTCCCGGCCAAGTGGGGAAGATCGGTGCTGATCGCGGCGAGCGCGGCTCTCGTATTGGCCATCGGCGTGAGCCGGATTTACCTGGGCGTCCACTACCCGAGCGACGTGCTCGGCGGGTACTTGGCCAGCGCATTTTGGCTCGCCTCATCCATCTGGGTGTACCGCAAATATGACAAACGCCGGGCCAATCGGACATAA
- the hepB gene encoding heparin/heparin-sulfate lyase HepB, whose amino-acid sequence MKRFVSLVMAIALSLGYLPASAQPASAANAGLANGGFESGLSGWTQVVGTTGVSASTEQKLSGSGSLKIVDASAGTTIAVESDKQAAAAGHYYSVSGAVYLASGATNVQLRFYDNANALVGTPPSAYVFTPLNAWTSFNVSAEAPANAAKWSLYLTTGNSNIGTSYYDDLQVSESAISPLPIEDSFDGDPTGSTPDAYAVGGLGLASVTDTPGNGNKSLTLRDQQASTAGVWAIRPIQPLTNGRYELETRFLYAPDATGAGNQLAFNLNVLGKNASGALLPGAQMKILNNGGAKIISGAGNADLPNGNGSLATNKWYTIRIAINMDDKTYDVYMTSDAIDLGTYIKPPAVRVDDHTAVLKDRPFVTGGLLSLNQIQLETLDKTGSVHFDRLNLVRQHGVSGTVRDADGEGLAGATVKVYAAGDTGFIYALDTATTGADGAYTFANAVKDGTYTLRASLPGYATVSQTLTASEAGLTSTDLVLEEAETAMHAVGGKVVSAGTGQPVAGAVVRLYDEALVTPYGTATTAADGTFTIDSQVYDGRYRLKAEQASYVTTTWPVAVFEADMTDETIAMPAKATAVTAETVVKPPQGVHPRLYVRDDDIPQLQAKLSDPTMQTVWNAVLANSGNASFTISSGTTLDLETYPLPEAKQARYVRIVGKGNNGGSSAPWNSITEARVYGAPQGGGYANLPVQSTTWSAAQDSDHGGTKTLDGDFNTYWTAEGAGQWIKYDLGTVREVHAVALAFYKGNVRNSFFDVDVSTDGQTWTRLDLETGDRPEGWLPPIKGDAKTNYILGVRQAIEAAALRYLVQGDEAQGERAVSMIKNFLGTVDFTPAEQYHQVGDTLNAAAIVYDWCYDLMDDDERSFVIAKMKSLAADLEMGYPPQASVPAVESHYSEDQLLKNLLAAGVAVYDEDPNHEIYNHAAVLLMNQYVPVRNFWYESGMHHQGDSYGMQGRYEPELWAQLIMRKMGAGDIFSEKQGDVLMRAIYTRRPDGQLIRDGDSYQDIYTPDDKTWKYEKEAMLASYLYDNPYVHDMFEGEYAPGTIDPVAEMLFVKPELASSPASELPLTRYFGSPMGSMVARTGWDDPTAVNKNSPSVVAEMKIGGYWFGNHQHLDMGSFQLYYQGSLALDSGMYEGLPAAGAKSESYLSAYDRNYYKRTIAHNSMLVYDPAETPVYRGQSLVNDGGQRWANDSGAYAEAWSLEDLAGKDYARAKVTGQAYGGGSDPLAPEYSYIKGDLTQAYSDKVSQFDRSMMFLNLKDADHPAAMVVFDKIVSSNPNFKKTWLLHTEEEPTVDGTVTTVTRSGNGYSGKLVNETLLPLADNVNIAKVGGPGHEFETNGTNYPRIPSTPAHLNTIEAGAWRVEVSPEAHAETDYFLNVMQVMDDGETAVLPSRRLDADLMTGVQIADRAVWFSKSGRRLNESVTLSVYGSQADMSVTVADMRAGKWKISMPGQTDRTGVVSEEGGVLAFSAPAGTYTLTPVGDEPIPDSGATGVPGTPVLSSDNGYDTGLLDGSYKIAMNMWYGFNGSIYKLYENGKLIDTRTLDVFSPSAQLAETAITGKANGSYIYTCELTNAYGTTPCSPLSVTVKDAAPGKPALSNDNWDGNGDFKVTMNLWWGTNATTYKLYENGVLIDTRTLSARTPNAQTTATSITGRAKGTYEYRVELGNDAGTSESEVMKVTVR is encoded by the coding sequence ATGAAAAGATTCGTAAGTCTGGTTATGGCTATTGCGCTTAGTCTGGGGTATTTGCCCGCTTCTGCGCAACCGGCATCGGCGGCGAATGCAGGACTGGCGAACGGCGGCTTCGAAAGCGGCCTGTCCGGGTGGACGCAGGTCGTCGGCACAACGGGCGTCTCTGCAAGTACGGAGCAGAAGCTGTCCGGCAGCGGCAGTCTGAAGATCGTGGACGCCAGCGCGGGCACGACGATCGCCGTAGAGAGCGACAAGCAAGCCGCAGCCGCGGGGCACTACTACTCGGTGTCTGGCGCCGTCTATTTGGCTTCGGGCGCGACAAACGTCCAGCTTCGCTTTTACGACAATGCGAATGCGCTCGTAGGAACGCCGCCGTCTGCCTATGTATTCACGCCGCTGAATGCCTGGACGAGCTTCAACGTATCCGCCGAAGCGCCGGCAAATGCCGCCAAGTGGAGCTTGTACTTGACCACGGGGAACTCGAACATAGGAACGAGCTATTATGACGATCTTCAGGTTTCTGAAAGCGCAATCTCCCCGCTGCCGATCGAAGACAGCTTCGACGGCGATCCGACCGGATCGACGCCGGACGCCTACGCGGTCGGCGGCCTTGGGCTTGCCTCCGTTACGGATACGCCCGGGAACGGCAACAAGAGCTTGACGCTGCGAGACCAGCAAGCGTCGACCGCCGGCGTCTGGGCGATTCGGCCGATTCAGCCGCTTACAAACGGCAGGTATGAGCTGGAGACGCGGTTCTTGTACGCGCCCGACGCGACGGGAGCGGGCAATCAGCTTGCCTTTAACTTGAACGTGCTGGGAAAAAACGCGAGCGGGGCGCTGCTGCCCGGCGCGCAAATGAAAATCCTGAACAATGGCGGCGCCAAGATTATTAGCGGCGCAGGCAACGCAGACCTGCCGAACGGCAACGGCTCGCTGGCGACGAACAAATGGTACACGATTCGGATCGCGATCAATATGGACGACAAAACGTACGACGTCTATATGACCAGCGACGCGATCGACCTCGGCACTTATATTAAACCGCCGGCCGTTCGCGTCGACGACCATACCGCCGTTTTAAAGGATCGTCCCTTCGTGACGGGCGGGCTCCTGAGCCTGAATCAAATCCAGCTGGAAACGCTGGATAAGACGGGATCGGTTCACTTCGACCGATTGAATCTCGTCCGGCAGCACGGCGTGAGCGGCACGGTGCGCGATGCGGACGGCGAAGGGCTGGCCGGAGCAACCGTTAAAGTGTACGCTGCGGGCGACACCGGTTTTATTTACGCGCTCGACACGGCCACGACGGGTGCGGACGGCGCCTATACGTTCGCCAACGCGGTCAAGGACGGCACTTATACGCTCCGAGCCTCGTTGCCAGGGTATGCGACCGTCTCCCAGACGCTGACCGCGTCGGAAGCCGGGCTGACAAGCACGGACCTGGTACTCGAAGAAGCTGAAACGGCGATGCACGCGGTCGGCGGCAAGGTAGTGTCGGCAGGAACCGGTCAACCTGTCGCGGGCGCGGTGGTTCGGCTGTATGATGAGGCTCTCGTCACGCCATACGGCACCGCCACGACCGCGGCCGACGGTACATTTACGATCGATTCGCAAGTTTACGACGGCCGTTACCGGCTAAAAGCCGAACAAGCCAGCTACGTGACGACGACCTGGCCTGTCGCGGTATTCGAAGCGGACATGACGGACGAGACGATCGCGATGCCTGCGAAGGCGACCGCGGTTACCGCCGAGACGGTCGTCAAACCGCCGCAGGGCGTACACCCTCGCCTGTATGTCAGGGATGACGATATCCCTCAGCTGCAGGCCAAGCTATCCGATCCGACGATGCAAACGGTATGGAATGCCGTGCTCGCTAATAGCGGAAATGCCTCGTTTACGATCAGCAGCGGCACGACGCTGGATCTCGAAACGTATCCGCTGCCCGAGGCGAAGCAGGCGAGATATGTCCGCATCGTAGGGAAAGGAAACAACGGCGGCTCCTCGGCTCCATGGAACTCCATTACCGAAGCGAGAGTATACGGCGCCCCCCAGGGAGGCGGATACGCCAATTTGCCCGTACAGTCGACGACCTGGAGCGCCGCGCAGGACAGCGACCACGGAGGAACGAAAACGCTGGACGGGGACTTCAATACCTATTGGACGGCCGAAGGCGCGGGGCAATGGATCAAGTACGATCTGGGCACCGTACGCGAGGTGCACGCGGTCGCGCTGGCCTTCTACAAAGGCAATGTCCGCAATTCGTTCTTCGACGTAGACGTATCGACGGACGGACAAACCTGGACGCGTCTCGATCTGGAGACGGGAGACCGTCCCGAAGGCTGGTTGCCCCCGATCAAAGGAGACGCCAAGACGAACTACATCCTCGGCGTGCGCCAGGCGATCGAAGCCGCGGCGCTGCGATATCTCGTGCAAGGCGACGAGGCGCAGGGCGAACGGGCCGTGTCGATGATCAAAAACTTCCTGGGTACCGTCGACTTTACGCCGGCCGAGCAGTACCACCAAGTCGGCGATACGCTGAACGCGGCAGCCATCGTCTACGACTGGTGCTACGATCTGATGGACGATGACGAGCGGTCGTTTGTCATCGCCAAGATGAAGTCGCTGGCCGCCGATCTGGAGATGGGCTATCCGCCGCAAGCGAGTGTGCCCGCGGTCGAGAGCCACTATAGCGAAGACCAACTGCTCAAAAACCTGCTCGCGGCCGGCGTCGCCGTCTATGACGAGGACCCGAACCACGAGATTTACAACCATGCCGCCGTTCTGCTCATGAACCAGTACGTGCCCGTGCGCAACTTCTGGTACGAATCGGGTATGCATCATCAAGGCGATTCCTACGGGATGCAAGGGCGGTACGAGCCGGAGCTGTGGGCGCAGCTCATCATGCGGAAGATGGGCGCAGGCGATATTTTCTCGGAAAAGCAGGGCGACGTCCTGATGCGCGCGATCTATACGCGGCGGCCGGACGGCCAGTTGATCCGGGACGGGGATTCCTACCAAGATATTTACACGCCCGACGACAAGACCTGGAAATACGAGAAGGAGGCCATGCTCGCTTCTTACTTGTACGATAACCCTTATGTGCACGATATGTTCGAGGGCGAATACGCGCCGGGGACGATCGATCCGGTGGCGGAAATGCTGTTCGTCAAGCCGGAACTGGCGTCCAGCCCGGCGAGCGAGCTGCCGCTGACCCGATACTTCGGCTCGCCGATGGGATCGATGGTCGCGCGCACCGGCTGGGACGATCCGACCGCGGTCAACAAAAATTCCCCCTCCGTGGTCGCGGAGATGAAAATCGGCGGCTACTGGTTCGGCAACCATCAGCATCTGGATATGGGCAGCTTCCAGCTGTACTATCAAGGCTCGCTCGCGCTGGACAGCGGCATGTACGAAGGTTTGCCGGCGGCAGGAGCGAAGTCCGAATCCTATTTGAGCGCCTATGACCGCAATTACTATAAGCGCACGATCGCGCACAATTCCATGCTCGTCTACGATCCGGCGGAAACCCCCGTCTATCGCGGCCAATCGCTGGTGAACGACGGCGGTCAACGATGGGCGAACGACTCGGGCGCTTACGCAGAAGCCTGGTCGCTCGAGGATCTGGCGGGCAAGGATTACGCACGAGCCAAGGTGACCGGGCAGGCATACGGCGGGGGCTCGGATCCGCTCGCCCCTGAATACAGCTATATAAAGGGCGACCTGACGCAGGCTTATTCGGATAAGGTCAGTCAGTTCGATCGCTCGATGATGTTCCTGAACCTGAAGGACGCCGATCATCCCGCCGCGATGGTCGTCTTCGACAAGATCGTCTCGTCGAACCCGAACTTCAAGAAGACCTGGCTGCTGCATACCGAGGAGGAGCCGACCGTGGACGGCACGGTCACGACCGTGACGAGAAGCGGGAACGGGTATTCCGGCAAGCTCGTGAACGAGACGCTGCTGCCGCTCGCCGACAATGTGAACATTGCAAAGGTAGGCGGACCGGGACACGAATTCGAGACCAACGGTACGAATTATCCGCGGATTCCTTCTACGCCAGCGCATTTGAACACAATCGAAGCCGGCGCATGGCGCGTGGAAGTATCGCCTGAAGCGCACGCGGAGACCGACTACTTCCTGAACGTCATGCAGGTGATGGACGACGGGGAAACGGCGGTTCTGCCGAGCCGGCGGCTCGACGCCGATCTGATGACGGGCGTGCAGATCGCGGATCGCGCCGTCTGGTTCAGCAAGAGCGGTCGGCGCCTGAACGAATCGGTGACGTTGTCCGTGTACGGTTCGCAGGCGGACATGTCGGTGACCGTAGCCGATATGCGCGCGGGGAAATGGAAAATTTCGATGCCCGGCCAAACCGACCGTACGGGCGTCGTGAGCGAAGAGGGCGGGGTGCTGGCATTCTCGGCGCCTGCCGGAACGTACACGCTGACGCCTGTCGGCGACGAGCCGATTCCGGATTCGGGCGCAACGGGCGTACCGGGAACGCCGGTCCTGTCGAGCGATAACGGCTATGACACAGGACTGTTGGACGGCAGCTATAAGATCGCGATGAACATGTGGTACGGATTCAACGGCTCGATCTACAAATTGTACGAGAACGGCAAGTTAATCGACACCAGGACGCTTGACGTCTTTTCGCCGTCGGCTCAACTGGCCGAAACGGCGATTACCGGCAAAGCGAACGGTTCGTATATTTATACGTGCGAGCTGACCAACGCCTACGGTACAACCCCATGTTCGCCGCTAAGCGTCACGGTTAAAGATGCCGCGCCGGGCAAGCCGGCGCTGTCTAACGACAACTGGGACGGGAATGGCGACTTTAAGGTGACGATGAACCTGTGGTGGGGGACGAACGCCACGACATACAAGCTTTACGAGAACGGCGTTCTTATCGATACCCGGACCCTTTCGGCCCGCACGCCAAACGCGCAAACGACTGCGACAAGCATTACGGGACGTGCGAAGGGGACGTACGAATATCGCGTCGAACTCGGTAATGACGCAGGTACTTCGGAAAGCGAAGTCATGAAAGTAACCGTTCGCTAA